One Clostridium estertheticum DNA segment encodes these proteins:
- a CDS encoding DUF58 domain-containing protein, whose translation MGITKRFVILLCGGIVLLILALFLNNSFTMLIIYNLICVALLIIDYFISIDERDITLLRNGDDKLSIYESGIISIQVFNKSNYMLYLEIKDEIPDFHFETKTTTMKGRVMPREKDDFKYMVYPTKRGAFTFENVHVKCEGRLKLCTKIFKVEIPRDYKVYPNMENLRKYRLNMCNNRSFKQGQKTLKTIGKGTSFESLREYVAGDEYRKINWKATARGDKPILNQYEPEKDQHVHILIDTGRAMSYSVRGFRKLDLVVNTALVLSDIVNQNGDKSGLMVFNTKVDNMIMPGKGPGHRGKIMEALYHIDNTNQTSNYDEAFYYLKKKERHRSIVFFFTDFNTVEETESILKVLPTISKNNLVVIILIKNESIELISSLKIKNKEDLFNKGVALEIIEERRKIINLLNKKGILCIECAPEKLEYTVVNKYIQVKNRTYL comes from the coding sequence TTGGGTATTACTAAGCGATTTGTAATTTTGTTATGTGGTGGTATTGTGCTTCTTATATTAGCACTGTTTTTAAATAATTCCTTTACAATGCTTATAATTTATAATCTGATATGTGTTGCACTGCTAATAATTGATTACTTTATTTCCATAGATGAAAGGGATATAACTCTTTTGCGTAATGGTGATGATAAGTTGTCAATATATGAAAGTGGAATTATAAGTATTCAAGTTTTTAATAAGAGTAATTATATGCTTTATTTGGAGATTAAGGATGAAATTCCAGATTTTCATTTTGAGACTAAAACTACTACAATGAAAGGTAGGGTTATGCCTAGGGAAAAGGATGATTTTAAATACATGGTATATCCTACTAAGCGTGGAGCCTTTACTTTTGAAAATGTTCATGTTAAATGTGAAGGAAGATTGAAGCTTTGCACAAAGATATTTAAAGTAGAGATTCCTCGTGATTATAAGGTTTACCCAAACATGGAAAACCTTCGCAAATACAGGCTTAACATGTGTAATAATCGATCCTTTAAACAGGGTCAAAAAACACTAAAAACCATCGGAAAAGGTACATCCTTTGAAAGTTTAAGAGAATATGTAGCAGGGGATGAGTATAGAAAAATTAACTGGAAGGCAACTGCTAGAGGGGATAAACCAATATTAAATCAATATGAACCTGAAAAAGATCAGCACGTTCATATTTTAATAGATACTGGGCGAGCTATGAGTTATAGCGTTAGAGGTTTTAGAAAGCTTGATTTAGTTGTTAATACAGCCCTAGTACTTTCAGATATAGTGAATCAAAATGGTGATAAGTCAGGACTCATGGTATTTAATACCAAAGTAGACAATATGATAATGCCTGGAAAAGGACCGGGACATAGAGGCAAAATCATGGAGGCTCTTTACCACATTGATAATACTAATCAAACTTCTAACTATGATGAAGCTTTTTACTATTTAAAAAAAAAGGAGCGTCATAGAAGCATTGTATTCTTTTTTACAGACTTTAATACAGTAGAGGAAACTGAAAGTATACTTAAAGTTCTACCAACTATTTCAAAGAATAATCTAGTTGTTATTATTCTTATAAAAAATGAAAGCATAGAATTAATAAGTTCTTTAAAAATAAAAAACAAAGAGGATTTATTTAATAAAGGTGTTGCGCTAGAAATTATTGAAGAAAGACGCAAGATAATAAACCTTTTGAATAAAAAAGGAATTCTTTGCATTGAATGTGCACCGGAAAAACTAGAATACACAGTGGTAAATAAATATATTCAAGTTAAAAACCGCACTTATTTATAA
- a CDS encoding AAA family ATPase codes for MENLEKDTTRKLVEKINLELKKVIVEQDELIEYSLISLFSGGHVLLEGFPGVAKTLMARALSKTLSVDFKRIQFTPDLMPSDVTGTKVFNMQTREFELKKGPIFTNFILADEINRTPPKTQAGLLEAMSESTVSIDGEMFTLNAPFMIFATQNPLEYEGTYSLPEALVDRFMMKIIIDYPSTVAEKEILRRHNEGFSSIDLDKCDLQRVCTAGDILKCKEEIQKVKVDEALMEYIVNIVYETRNNPIIEIGSSPRGSIALLQCSKACAAICGRDYVIPEDIKKMAIPTLRHRITLKPELELEGIMPKEVLIDILSKVKVPR; via the coding sequence TTGGAAAACCTTGAAAAAGACACTACACGAAAACTTGTAGAAAAAATAAATTTAGAGTTAAAGAAAGTTATAGTAGAGCAGGATGAACTTATAGAATACTCATTAATAAGCTTATTTTCTGGGGGCCATGTACTTCTAGAAGGATTTCCTGGTGTTGCTAAGACTTTGATGGCGAGAGCACTATCTAAGACCCTGTCAGTGGATTTTAAGAGGATTCAGTTTACACCAGATTTAATGCCATCAGACGTAACAGGTACAAAGGTATTTAACATGCAAACAAGAGAATTTGAACTTAAAAAAGGTCCTATTTTTACAAACTTTATTTTAGCAGACGAAATTAATCGTACTCCTCCGAAAACACAGGCAGGACTGCTTGAAGCAATGTCTGAGAGTACTGTTTCTATTGATGGAGAGATGTTTACTCTAAATGCGCCTTTTATGATATTTGCAACGCAAAATCCACTAGAATATGAAGGCACTTATTCACTGCCAGAAGCACTTGTAGATAGGTTTATGATGAAAATCATAATTGATTATCCCTCAACTGTTGCAGAAAAAGAAATTTTAAGGCGTCACAATGAAGGATTTTCAAGTATAGATTTAGATAAGTGTGATTTACAAAGGGTTTGCACTGCAGGAGATATCTTAAAATGCAAAGAAGAAATCCAAAAGGTTAAGGTAGATGAAGCTCTTATGGAATACATAGTGAATATAGTCTATGAAACTAGAAATAATCCTATTATTGAAATCGGAAGTTCTCCTAGAGGAAGTATTGCACTACTTCAGTGTTCTAAAGCTTGTGCTGCTATTTGTGGCCGTGACTACGTAATTCCTGAGGATATAAAAAAAATGGCAATACCAACACTAAGGCACCGTATAACCTTAAAGCCAGAATTAGAGCTTGAAGGTATTATGCCAAAAGAGGTACTTATAGATATACTTTCTAAAGTAAAAGTACCCAGGTAG
- a CDS encoding DNA-3-methyladenine glycosylase I — MIRCDWCGNDPLYMKYHDEEWGVPVHEDRKHFEFLILESAQAGLSWITILRKRENYRKAYDDFDFNKVAQYDDEKVIELIQNEGIIRNKLKIAASINNAVMFIKIQEEFGSFDNYIWAFVDNKPLINQWDSIANVPATSDLSDKVSKDLKKRGFKFLGSTITYAHLQATGIINDHIASCFRYSGDLTVKSE, encoded by the coding sequence TTGATTAGATGCGATTGGTGTGGAAATGATCCACTATATATGAAATATCATGATGAGGAATGGGGGGTACCCGTCCACGAAGATAGAAAGCATTTTGAGTTTCTAATTCTTGAATCTGCTCAAGCGGGACTCAGCTGGATTACCATACTTAGAAAAAGAGAAAACTATAGAAAAGCCTATGATGATTTTGATTTTAATAAAGTAGCACAATACGATGATGAAAAAGTAATTGAGCTTATTCAAAATGAAGGCATTATTAGGAATAAACTTAAAATAGCAGCTTCCATAAATAATGCTGTGATGTTTATTAAAATTCAAGAGGAATTTGGTAGTTTTGATAATTACATATGGGCTTTTGTAGACAATAAACCTCTAATAAACCAATGGGACAGTATTGCAAATGTTCCCGCAACCTCTGATTTATCAGATAAGGTTAGCAAGGATTTAAAAAAGCGTGGTTTTAAGTTCTTAGGTTCAACCATAACATATGCTCATCTTCAAGCTACAGGCATAATAAATGACCATATTGCAAGCTGCTTTAGATACAGTGGAGATTTGACAGTTAAGAGTGAATAA
- a CDS encoding DEAD/DEAH box helicase, whose amino-acid sequence MSNIKFEEFNISEEILKAIVNLGYKNPSEVQAAVIPIALKGKDIIVKSQTGSGKTAAFAIPLCESADIEETEPQALVLTPTRELALQVSQDITQIGRYKKIRAIAVFGKQPIAMQVKQLKQRVHVVVGTPGRTLDHIERGTINLAKVKYLILDEADEMLSMGFIEQVEEVIKAVPKNRVTMLFSATIPESIEAICVKYMVSPVKIEINPENLTVDKIDQVCYEVEEDKKFSALKRILYIESPDSCIVFCRTKENVDAITAQMKNRYYSCIKIHGGMLQNDRLDAMERFKKGEFRFLVATDVAARGIDVESITHIINYDLPLEKGNYVHRIGRTGRAGKKGKAITFATHYENKFLHAIEEYIGMEIPKAAVPSKEESEPYRQAFYEKHDTKPILKKTKASNFSSDIMKLYLSAGKKKKIRTVDIVGTICNIEGVSSEDIGIIDIQDNFSHVDIMGGKGKLVLETLKTSTIKGKAIRVEKANK is encoded by the coding sequence ATGAGTAACATAAAATTTGAGGAATTTAATATTAGTGAAGAAATATTAAAAGCAATTGTTAATTTAGGATATAAAAACCCTTCAGAGGTTCAAGCTGCAGTAATACCTATAGCGCTAAAAGGTAAGGATATTATAGTAAAATCACAAACAGGTAGTGGAAAAACAGCAGCTTTTGCTATACCACTTTGTGAAAGTGCAGACATAGAGGAAACAGAGCCTCAAGCACTTGTATTAACCCCTACTAGAGAACTAGCGCTTCAAGTAAGTCAGGATATAACACAAATCGGTAGGTATAAAAAAATTAGAGCTATAGCTGTTTTTGGTAAACAACCTATAGCAATGCAAGTTAAACAGTTAAAGCAAAGAGTACACGTAGTAGTAGGTACCCCTGGAAGAACCTTAGATCATATTGAAAGAGGTACTATTAATTTAGCTAAAGTAAAATATTTAATATTAGATGAAGCAGATGAAATGCTTAGCATGGGATTTATAGAACAAGTAGAAGAGGTTATTAAGGCTGTTCCTAAAAATAGGGTTACTATGTTATTCTCAGCCACAATACCAGAATCTATTGAAGCAATTTGTGTTAAATACATGGTGAGTCCCGTTAAAATAGAAATAAACCCTGAGAATTTAACCGTGGATAAAATTGATCAAGTTTGCTATGAAGTAGAGGAAGATAAGAAATTTAGTGCCCTTAAGAGAATACTTTATATTGAGAGTCCAGATTCTTGCATAGTATTTTGTAGAACAAAAGAAAATGTTGATGCAATAACTGCTCAAATGAAAAATCGTTATTATTCATGTATTAAGATACATGGAGGCATGCTTCAAAATGATAGATTAGATGCCATGGAAAGATTTAAAAAAGGTGAATTTAGATTTTTAGTGGCTACAGACGTTGCTGCTAGAGGAATTGATGTTGAAAGCATAACTCATATTATAAATTATGATTTACCACTAGAAAAAGGTAATTACGTACATAGAATAGGTAGAACAGGGCGTGCAGGAAAAAAAGGAAAAGCTATAACCTTTGCCACACATTATGAAAATAAATTTCTGCATGCCATAGAAGAGTATATTGGTATGGAGATACCTAAAGCGGCAGTTCCATCAAAAGAAGAATCAGAGCCTTACAGGCAGGCCTTTTACGAAAAGCACGATACTAAGCCTATTCTTAAAAAGACTAAAGCCTCTAATTTTAGTAGTGATATAATGAAATTATATCTCAGCGCAGGTAAAAAGAAAAAAATAAGGACTGTAGATATTGTAGGAACCATATGCAATATTGAAGGGGTTAGTTCTGAGGATATAGGCATTATAGACATTCAAGATAATTTCTCTCATGTAGATATTATGGGCGGAAAAGGCAAATTGGTATTAGAAACCCTTAAAACATCAACAATAAAGGGAAAAGCTATTAGGGTAGAAAAAGCAAATAAATAG
- a CDS encoding DUF4350 domain-containing protein, which produces MKKKTNKDLILFVLVVPVFLFLAFYISNRMEKSNPAYSVVNKSKMGYSVFYEALKQLNYPVEKALVPVNEYPNNSVQIMPPGGNFNINNQEVKQWLENGGTLVYLTTESDQNIGYGAPVETKNNIKQYTYLKGRIINADADFMTNKTLIKDTDYAYELLKEISNLPYEKIYFNESYLFLSTSTKSLWDITPIEIKYIIYQMIISLAAFFYYKSKGFGKKLPLYEEVERSENEYLYSAASLYRQAKCYDLMVDNYYKNFLKGFVGNSEEWLEYWEKEKIPSLNQARSVYEFMKYKKTKPRQKEYIKIVTMIEHLNNILDKRSDTNWKTLKKTLHENL; this is translated from the coding sequence ATGAAGAAAAAAACAAATAAAGACTTAATATTATTTGTTTTAGTTGTGCCTGTATTTCTTTTTTTAGCCTTTTATATCTCTAATAGAATGGAAAAAAGCAATCCCGCATATTCTGTAGTAAATAAATCTAAAATGGGATACAGTGTGTTTTATGAAGCATTAAAGCAACTTAATTATCCAGTAGAAAAAGCGTTAGTGCCTGTGAATGAGTACCCAAATAATAGTGTACAGATAATGCCACCTGGAGGGAATTTTAATATAAATAACCAGGAGGTAAAACAATGGTTAGAAAATGGTGGAACACTGGTTTATCTTACAACAGAGAGTGATCAAAACATTGGATACGGAGCACCGGTGGAGACAAAAAACAATATAAAACAATATACATATCTTAAGGGTAGAATAATAAACGCTGATGCCGATTTTATGACAAATAAGACGCTTATTAAAGATACCGATTACGCCTACGAACTACTTAAAGAAATTAGTAATTTACCCTATGAAAAAATATATTTTAACGAATCTTATTTATTTTTATCAACTAGTACAAAATCACTGTGGGATATTACACCTATAGAAATAAAATATATAATTTATCAAATGATTATATCTTTAGCAGCATTCTTTTATTATAAGAGTAAAGGTTTTGGAAAAAAACTACCTCTATATGAGGAAGTAGAGCGAAGTGAGAACGAGTACTTGTATTCAGCCGCTTCTTTATACAGACAGGCTAAATGTTATGATTTAATGGTGGATAACTATTATAAAAATTTTTTAAAAGGATTTGTAGGTAATAGTGAAGAGTGGTTAGAGTATTGGGAAAAAGAGAAAATACCATCACTAAATCAAGCTAGAAGTGTTTATGAATTTATGAAATATAAAAAAACAAAGCCAAGGCAAAAAGAATATATTAAAATAGTAACTATGATAGAACATCTTAATAATATTTTGGATAAAAGGAGCGATACGAATTGGAAAACCTTGAAAAAGACACTACACGAAAACTTGTAG
- a CDS encoding methyl-accepting chemotaxis protein: MNIVIVGAGTGGCEILSSLIHLEDIKIEMIIDKNLNAPGMELAKTLKIAFSQNVEDINVNKTDIIIEVTGNENLRNILKEKFENKCTIIDSKSALLFSMLVKKDAQRAEKINKDINIIKGTSEIIQSELNDISSSVNNIHDVSANLMNSINLSKQHIAESDKIIKYFNDISKQTKILGINASIESARAGEHGKGFSVVAMEVQKLANNSGEFAKEINLILTKLSKEITNINNEINNIDKQSDIQINASKKANIAVNKLVDETA; this comes from the coding sequence TTGAATATTGTTATCGTTGGCGCAGGAACAGGTGGGTGTGAAATATTAAGTTCACTAATTCATTTAGAAGATATAAAAATTGAAATGATTATTGACAAAAATTTAAATGCTCCAGGCATGGAACTCGCTAAAACTTTGAAAATTGCTTTTTCACAAAATGTAGAAGATATTAATGTAAACAAAACAGATATTATTATTGAAGTTACAGGGAATGAGAACTTAAGGAATATTTTAAAAGAAAAGTTTGAAAATAAATGTACTATAATTGATTCAAAATCAGCGCTTTTGTTTAGTATGCTAGTAAAAAAAGATGCACAGCGAGCTGAAAAAATAAACAAAGACATAAACATTATTAAAGGTACTTCAGAAATAATTCAAAGTGAATTAAATGATATTTCTTCCTCCGTAAATAATATTCACGATGTTAGTGCTAATTTAATGAATTCAATAAATTTATCTAAACAACATATAGCAGAAAGTGATAAGATTATTAAGTATTTTAATGATATATCCAAGCAAACAAAGATTCTAGGTATAAACGCATCTATTGAGTCAGCAAGAGCAGGAGAGCATGGTAAAGGTTTCTCTGTGGTTGCTATGGAAGTTCAAAAATTAGCAAACAATAGCGGAGAATTTGCAAAAGAAATAAACCTTATATTAACAAAATTATCAAAGGAAATAACAAATATTAATAATGAAATTAACAATATTGATAAGCAATCAGATATTCAAATAAATGCATCAAAAAAAGCTAATATTGCTGTAAATAAATTAGTAGATGAAACTGCGTAA